A segment of the Leptolyngbya sp. NIES-3755 genome:
AATCCACTTGTGATTGTTTCCGCGATTTTATTAGCCCTTTATGTTGGAACTGAAGCAGGCATCGGAAACTGGGCATATACCGTACAGCATGTGAGCCGAGGAATTCCAACTCAGATCTCAGGCTACAGTGTTGCAGGCTATTGGGTTGGATTAACGATCGGGCGATTGAGCTTTGGACAATTAGTCAATCGACTTGGAGCCAATCGAACGATTACTTATTCACTCGCATTGCTGATTGTTGGATTGTTCATCTGGTGGCAAATTCCGAGCGCATGGCTAATCTTGCCAGTTTTAGGATTTGCACTTGCAACGATCTTTCCCGCAGTTATGTGGCTAACACCGCAGCGAGTCGATCGAGCAATGGTTCCAGCCGCGATCGGGATGCTTGCGAGTATGGGCAGTGTCGGAGCCGCCATCATTCCTACTGGAATTGGCTGGATGGCAGACCGGGCGGGAATTGGTGTGATTCCAGGATTGATGTTGCCATTAGCGATCGTCATGTTCGGTTTGCATTGCTGGTTAAAAGGTCAGAGATCATCGATCGCCTAAGAACTTTGAATCTAATCGAACTTGTGCTCTGGTCATCACTTGTGTGTCAGAGCTTACATTGTTCATCGTCCATCCTGAAGAATTCATAAGAGATCTATCCTATGAGTTTCATATTTTCTTGTCCTATTGTGATAGCACAGTAATCTCCGCAATGCCCTAGTTCTGCTAGTAGCAAAGGTAGCTTACAGATTAATTTAGAGAACTTACAGATCTTTAGATTCACAATTGCTTACACAAAGGAACGACTGATGAAAAATTACATGACCCAAACGATCGCCATTGGATTCACTGGAATGAGTTTGACGATCGCAGGTACAGTTTTCTCTCCTGCTCATGCAGCCCAGCAATTGTCTTGTACTGGAAGAAAATCAAACGGCTGGAGCTACAATGCAAAGTTCGTAGATGGTCGCTTTACACAAATTACTTGGAATCGAGCAGGACAACCGCCACAAGTTTCTCCACTCACGTTCTTTCGCACGAATGCACAGGGAGAGCCTGTTTACCGGGGATCATTCCAGGGAGCCACTGCGGTAACACTTGTAGATTTAGGACAAGGCAATGTTCGTCCGGGTTCGCAAATCTCGGTTGGGGTCGAAGAATGGGGCTGGTCGAGAGGAACTTGTGCGATCGCAACTGGCGGCGGTGGCTCGACCGACTGGTTTAGCGATATTCAACTGATGATGATCGGCAATGAACAATGGCGGGAAGCGATGCGGGCACAGGGATTTATCTTTGATAGAACGGTGCAGCACACAAATACTCAAATTGTGGAACGCTGGACGCGCCCTTCGGATCGAGCCACGGTAGATGTAGTGCTCGTGAACAAGCAAGTCACAGATGTGCGACGAGTGAATTAGCGGAATCAATGCCGAAGAAATCTTGACAGATTGTGGGCTTGTTTTGAAAGTCGCTGTATGGTCTAAGAACTTCAATTAAGGGCTAAATGTTGAGAGTTGAAACAATGATTGTTCCCTTTCTGAATCAACTTGGCGAACTCATTCGCGGTGCACTTTATCTGAGTCAGGATGCTTTTCGGGGCGTGGCTCGTAATCCTGAAGGACAAGCGATCGCGCTTTTGGTTGTGCTATTGGCTGGACTGTCTTTGGGAATTGGGCAGAGCGTGATTCTGTTCGCGAACCGAGTGAAACCCGTCCGATTTCTGTTGAGCTTGCTGCTGAATGCTGTTTTGTTTGCCTTTGGGTTTCTGTTCTTGGTGTTCAGTACTTGGTTAATCGGGTGGTTTCCTGGATTCGCACACATTGCTTGGAGCGATTTAGTAGAAGCACTTGGATTGAGCTATACGCCGCTGTTATTTGGATTTTTAGGAGCATTGCCGCATTTAGGCAGTCCGATTCTTAACTTGCTCTCGGTTTGGCATTTGCTTCAGATGGTGACTGCGGTAAGTGGAGTGGCGGAAGTAGGGGGTGCGAGTGCGTTTACTCATGTTGCTTTTGGTTGGATTGTGCTGCAATTGCTTCAAGGGACGATCGGGCAACCGATTGCAAGATTGGGACAAAAGCTCGATCGTACTGTTGCAGGGGTGGATTTAGTAAAACAGCGATCGAGATTAGCAGAACGAGTGCAAGCAGGGGGAGAAACGCGAATTTCATCTGTAGAAGCTCGATCGACTAACCTTTCTAGTGAGACGATTGCTCAACCGGCTGGAACAGCTACACTTGAACTTCCAACTCCAGAGATTCAATCGATCGGCGTTCAGCTAGAAAATCGATTGCAAGGCATTCCTCAAGCAATTCGACTGGGGTTGATTCTATTGGGAATGGTCTTGCTGTTTGTTGTTGTTGCGATCCTACTGCGTCCGATTCGGCTCAGTCTGTTTAGCTGGTATGAAACCTTGCCGCGTGTAGTGCGTTGGACATTTGATCTCACTTGGATTGGCATTGTCGCGCTGGTCTTTGCAGGATTGCTTGCACCTTTAGAAACATTGGGCTGGTGGGCAGGTTGGTTCGGGGATGAAGTAGAAACGGAGGGCTTTGCTCAAAGTTCAATCGTTCGAGGGGTGAATCGTCCCGATCGATATGTGGTCTACCTCGATGGTGTTGGTCAGTCTGGGGAAGCTTACACCCCTGATATTGAAGACTTTCTCACAGCGCTTCAGCCTGCGTTACCAGAGCGAATGGAGCTAGTGAGAGGATTGATGCTCTACTCGGTGCGAAATCAGGCGTTAGTGTCTGATCGACCTTTATCGTGGGTGTGGCGACTTGCCGATCGAATGCGTTGGGAAAATCCAATGGCATTGCTCGGATTGATGGTAAATATCCGTAATGCTTGGATTGTGGCGGTTTCAGCCGATAAACGGTATGGACCCATTTACAA
Coding sequences within it:
- a CDS encoding hypothetical protein (similar to AA sequence:cyanobase_aa:Cyan7425_0032), whose amino-acid sequence is MKNYMTQTIAIGFTGMSLTIAGTVFSPAHAAQQLSCTGRKSNGWSYNAKFVDGRFTQITWNRAGQPPQVSPLTFFRTNAQGEPVYRGSFQGATAVTLVDLGQGNVRPGSQISVGVEEWGWSRGTCAIATGGGGSTDWFSDIQLMMIGNEQWREAMRAQGFIFDRTVQHTNTQIVERWTRPSDRATVDVVLVNKQVTDVRRVN